One Cynocephalus volans isolate mCynVol1 chromosome 7, mCynVol1.pri, whole genome shotgun sequence genomic region harbors:
- the F10 gene encoding coagulation factor X codes for MASPLPLVLLSASLAGLLLPGGSVFLSREQANHVLVRARRANSFLEELKRGNIERECLEEMCSYEEAREVFEDKERTNEFWNKHTDGDQCESNPCQNQGKCKDGLGEYVCTCLEGFEGKNCELLTRKLCSLDNGDCDQFCHEEQNSVVCSCASGYTLGDDGKSCVSTELFPCGKMTMGRRKRSVAQDTNSPLETAVLELYDPGDLAPTENPFNLLDLNQTYPEEYTNDNTRIVGGRECKDGECPWQALLINEENEGFCGGTILTEFHVLTAAHCLNQAKRFKGTGTRRRRKATRPSTRWR; via the exons ATGGCGAGCCCACTGCCCCTCGTCCTGCTCAGCGCCTCCCTGGCCGGCCTCCTGCTGCCCGGGGGAAGCG TGTTCCTCAGCCGGGAGCAGGCCAACCACGTGCTGGTGAGGGCCAGGAGGGCGAACTCATTTTTAGAAGAGCTTAAGAGAGGAAACATAGAGAGAGAGTGCCTGGAAGAGATGTGCTCCTACGAGGAGGCCCGGGAAGTCTTCGAGGACAAGGAGAGGACG aatgaATTCTGGAATAAACACACAG ATGGCGACCAGTGTGAAAGCAATCCTTGCCAGAATCAGGGCAAATGTAAAGACGGCCTCGGAGAATACGTATGCACCTGTTTGGAAGGATTTGAAGGCAAAAACTGTGAATTAC TCACACGGAAACTCTGCAGCCTGGACAACGGAGACTGTGACCAGTTCTGTCATGAAGAGCAGAACTCCGTGGTGTGTTCCTGCGCCAGTGGGTACACCTTGGGGGACGACGGCAAGTCCTGCGTCTCCACAG AACTCTTCCCCTGCGGGAAAATGACCATGGGGCGCAGGAAGAGGTCAGTGGCCCAGGACACCAACAGCCCTCTGGAAACTGCCGTGCTGGAGCTGTACGATCCAGGCGACCTGGCCCCCACCGAGAACCCTTTCAACCTGCTTGACCTCAACCAGACGTACCCCGAGGAGTATACCAACGACAACACCCGCATCGTGGGCGGCCGGGAATGCAAAGACGGGGAGTGTCCCTGGCAG GCTCTTCTCATCAACGAGGAGAATGAAGGCTTCTGCGGAGGCACCATCCTGACTGAGTTCCACGTCCTCACCGCAGCCCACTGTCTAAACCAGGCCAAGAGATTCAAG